The following coding sequences are from one Planctomycetaceae bacterium window:
- a CDS encoding UbiA prenyltransferase family protein, whose translation MQNPPPLTAGAVLSALRPKHWLKNAFVLAPLIFAGKFTSAYAWGQCLIAVAAFCLLSSSVYLFNDILDRDLDRKHKDKCRRPIASGQLHVGGAIVLSLFLALMGLAVATLPGGPAQPAWARATLIVSAVAYLVLNVLYSTWLKSHSIIDVIAIALGFVLRATAGAGAIAVAISPWLVICTFMLCFFLAVSKRRVEYLVYADELDSPSRPSLKRYSIEELDRLLMVSATMAIMTYSLYCLAPRTVSHIGSGHMIWTIPVALYGVLRYDRVSRRLLKGDIVDVLLADRVMWLVLAIFVILAGLVVLFGRTPGVAEILDIGRA comes from the coding sequence TTGCAGAACCCTCCGCCTCTGACGGCCGGGGCGGTGCTGTCTGCCCTGCGCCCCAAGCACTGGCTCAAGAACGCCTTCGTCCTGGCGCCGCTGATCTTCGCCGGCAAGTTCACATCCGCGTATGCGTGGGGGCAGTGCCTGATCGCCGTGGCGGCGTTCTGCCTGCTGTCCAGCTCGGTGTACCTGTTCAACGACATCCTCGACCGCGACCTCGACCGCAAGCACAAAGACAAGTGCCGCCGCCCGATCGCCTCGGGGCAGCTTCATGTGGGTGGTGCAATCGTCCTGTCGCTGTTCCTTGCCCTGATGGGCTTGGCGGTGGCGACGCTGCCTGGCGGCCCGGCCCAGCCTGCCTGGGCCCGCGCGACGCTGATCGTCTCGGCCGTGGCGTACCTGGTGCTCAACGTGCTGTACTCGACGTGGCTCAAGTCGCATTCGATCATCGACGTGATCGCCATCGCCCTGGGGTTCGTCCTGCGGGCCACCGCCGGCGCCGGCGCCATCGCCGTTGCGATCAGCCCGTGGCTGGTCATCTGCACGTTCATGCTGTGCTTCTTTTTGGCCGTTTCGAAACGGCGCGTCGAGTACCTCGTCTATGCCGACGAGTTGGACTCGCCCAGCCGCCCATCGCTGAAGCGATACAGCATCGAGGAGCTCGACCGCCTGCTGATGGTCTCGGCCACGATGGCCATCATGACGTACAGCCTGTACTGCCTGGCCCCGCGGACGGTCAGCCACATCGGCTCGGGGCACATGATCTGGACCATCCCGGTCGCGCTCTACGGCGTGTTGCGGTACGACCGCGTCAGCCGCCGCCTGCTCAAGGGCGACATCGTCGACGTGCTCCTGGCCGATCGCGTCATGTGGCTGGTGCTGGCGATCTTCGTGATTCTGGCGGGCCTGGTGGTCCTGTTTGGGCGCACGCCCGGCGTTGCTGAAATTCTGGACATCGGGCGCGCCTGA
- a CDS encoding homoserine dehydrogenase, with translation MIQSDAKLGVAIVGCGTVGGAAGVLLTRDADILGAKMSPRLELRYLVDVDFTNARRQGLDERLFCRDFSAVLADPSVGAVVELIGGLTIAKNVIVSALSAGKHVVTANKALLAHDGPELCALARKNNVCIAFEGSCGGGIPIIRALCGGLLANRIDALYGIVNGTCNYILTAMSQGQTYAQALAVAQAKGLAEADPSLDVEGYDSAHKLAILAGLALGWHIDLASIPVEGIDQLDATDLNYGRELGYVVKLLAIAQRQSDGVSLRVRPAFISVEHPLAWVSGPFNAISVYGHATGHTMYYGRGAGGMPTASAVLADLADVAMGTAPRAFASLTLMPDLAEAGRQLPLEAIRSRYYLRMAVADQPGVLAMVAAILGNHGISILSVLQHEQAQIANGSVPLVITTHRAQEGAVRKALAQIDALPVVKARSVCIGIVDEHPEEL, from the coding sequence ATGATTCAGAGCGATGCAAAACTAGGCGTAGCCATTGTCGGCTGCGGGACAGTCGGCGGAGCGGCCGGGGTGTTGCTGACGCGCGATGCGGACATTCTGGGCGCCAAGATGTCGCCCCGCCTGGAACTGCGGTATCTGGTCGATGTCGACTTCACCAACGCGCGACGGCAGGGGCTGGACGAACGATTGTTCTGCCGGGATTTTTCCGCCGTGCTGGCCGATCCATCGGTGGGCGCCGTGGTCGAGTTGATCGGCGGCCTGACCATCGCCAAGAACGTGATCGTCAGCGCCTTGTCGGCGGGCAAGCACGTGGTGACGGCCAACAAGGCGCTGCTGGCCCACGACGGTCCGGAGCTGTGCGCCCTGGCCCGCAAGAACAACGTGTGCATCGCGTTCGAAGGCAGTTGCGGCGGTGGAATCCCGATCATCCGCGCCCTGTGCGGCGGGCTGCTCGCCAACCGCATCGACGCCCTGTACGGCATCGTCAACGGAACCTGCAACTACATCCTGACCGCCATGAGCCAGGGGCAGACGTACGCACAGGCCCTGGCGGTGGCGCAGGCGAAGGGGCTGGCCGAGGCCGACCCCTCCCTCGACGTCGAGGGCTACGACTCGGCCCACAAGCTGGCGATCCTGGCCGGGCTGGCCCTGGGATGGCACATTGATCTGGCCTCGATCCCGGTCGAGGGCATCGACCAACTCGACGCGACCGACCTGAACTACGGGCGCGAGCTGGGCTACGTCGTCAAACTCCTGGCCATCGCCCAGCGCCAGAGCGACGGCGTCAGTCTCCGCGTGAGACCGGCGTTTATCTCGGTGGAGCATCCGCTGGCGTGGGTGTCGGGCCCCTTCAACGCCATCAGCGTATACGGACACGCCACCGGCCATACGATGTACTACGGGCGCGGCGCCGGCGGGATGCCGACGGCCTCGGCGGTGCTGGCCGATCTGGCCGACGTGGCGATGGGCACGGCGCCGCGGGCCTTCGCCAGCCTGACGCTCATGCCGGACCTCGCCGAGGCAGGACGCCAACTGCCGCTCGAGGCCATCCGCAGCCGCTACTACCTGCGCATGGCGGTGGCCGACCAGCCCGGCGTGCTGGCGATGGTGGCCGCCATCCTGGGCAATCACGGCATCAGCATTCTCTCGGTGCTCCAGCACGAGCAGGCCCAGATCGCCAACGGCTCGGTGCCCCTGGTCATCACCACGCACCGGGCGCAGGAAGGCGCCGTGCGCAAAGCACTGGCCCAGATCGACGCCCTGCCCGTGGTCAAGGCCCGCAGCGTCTGCATTGGGATTGTGGACGAACATCCGGAAGAACTGTGA
- a CDS encoding DUF2723 domain-containing protein — protein MTSAAIPNAPPAAPRLGAGGWLGVLAAFCILYALTAQQAVSWQDSGEFQWRALNNDLAGTMGLARAHPLYIVAGHALSLISLRHFPWLLNAFSGLGGAVALANLAVLTTWLSRRRWIGLTVAAMLGVSHAFWWLSTAAEVYTWSVAGLTGELCLLIMLIHQPRAWVLIALAAVNGLGLCVHNFALLPLPVYLTVVIWLIAKGRLRAGWLLAAAAAWLAGAGLLIYLVIELTLRTGSVWGAVTSALVGDFSGKVLNLTDASKYLKANAALSALSLCNLLLPLAIVGWIRLRRHVGGAAAGAIWAISALHILFFVRYPVPDQFTFILPTMVMLAVAAAVGLAEVASWGVRWRAATISLCWLGVALDPLLYAIGPSLVPQKMVEAMRTNKLPRDEVRYWLTPWKQDERSAQEYARKTLSQAAPGTVLRPDSTSVYALLLIQRLEGLGPEVIIIPPPGTSSSPPS, from the coding sequence ATGACCTCTGCGGCGATTCCCAATGCTCCGCCCGCCGCGCCCCGCCTGGGCGCCGGCGGATGGCTGGGCGTACTGGCGGCCTTCTGCATCTTGTACGCTCTGACTGCCCAACAGGCCGTCAGTTGGCAAGACAGCGGCGAGTTCCAGTGGCGAGCCCTGAACAACGACCTGGCCGGTACCATGGGTCTGGCCCGGGCCCACCCTCTCTATATCGTCGCGGGACACGCGCTTTCTCTGATTAGTTTGCGACATTTTCCGTGGCTGCTCAATGCCTTCAGCGGCCTGGGCGGAGCGGTAGCCCTGGCGAACCTGGCGGTCCTGACCACCTGGCTGTCCCGCCGGCGATGGATCGGCCTGACGGTCGCGGCCATGTTGGGCGTCAGCCACGCCTTCTGGTGGCTCTCGACAGCCGCCGAGGTTTATACCTGGTCCGTCGCCGGCCTGACCGGCGAGTTGTGCCTCCTGATCATGCTGATTCACCAGCCGCGCGCGTGGGTGCTCATCGCCCTGGCGGCGGTCAATGGCCTGGGGCTGTGCGTACACAATTTCGCGCTGCTACCGCTGCCTGTGTACCTGACGGTGGTGATCTGGCTCATAGCCAAGGGGCGGCTGCGCGCAGGCTGGCTGCTTGCTGCCGCGGCGGCCTGGCTTGCGGGGGCGGGCCTGCTGATCTATCTGGTCATCGAGTTGACCTTGCGGACGGGCAGCGTCTGGGGCGCGGTGACGTCGGCGCTGGTGGGCGACTTCAGCGGCAAGGTTCTCAACCTCACCGACGCGAGCAAGTATCTCAAGGCCAATGCGGCGCTGTCGGCGTTGAGTTTATGCAATCTGCTGCTGCCGCTGGCGATTGTGGGGTGGATCCGCCTGCGCCGGCACGTGGGCGGCGCGGCGGCCGGGGCGATCTGGGCCATCAGCGCCTTGCACATTCTCTTCTTCGTGCGCTACCCGGTGCCCGACCAGTTCACGTTCATCCTGCCGACGATGGTGATGCTGGCGGTCGCGGCGGCGGTGGGATTGGCCGAGGTGGCCTCATGGGGTGTGCGATGGCGCGCCGCGACGATCTCGCTTTGCTGGCTGGGCGTCGCGTTGGATCCGCTGCTGTACGCGATAGGACCTTCGCTGGTGCCGCAGAAAATGGTCGAAGCCATGCGCACCAACAAGCTGCCCCGCGATGAGGTGCGATATTGGCTGACGCCCTGGAAGCAGGACGAGCGTTCGGCCCAGGAGTATGCCCGCAAGACGCTGAGCCAGGCAGCGCCCGGGACCGTGCTGCGGCCTGATTCGACGAGCGTTTACGCCCTGCTGCTGATCCAGCGGCTGGAGGGTCTGGGGCCTGAGGTCATCATCATACCGCCGCCGGGGACGTCGTCTTCGCCGCCATCTTGA
- a CDS encoding cofactor-independent phosphoglycerate mutase, protein MKYVIIIPDGAADVPQDDLGGRTPLEAASMPNVAWIARHGKCGLVANVPEGMEPGSDVATMSVLGYNPAEYHTGRAPIEAAARGLSVGPDQWILRCNLVTIIDGIMVDHSAGHISTEEASEIIAQLDERLGSEAAAFHAGVSYRHLLVLGGELAVHTTAPHDILGQRADDYLPKGKGAKNLVRLIKASRELLANHEINDVRADLRENPATSIWLWGQGKMPSLPPFRQRFGLSGAAVAAVDLVRGLAKLIGWDCVNVKGATGYLDTDYAGKGSAAVAALADHDLVCVHIEAPDEAGHQGDPKAKVHALEQIDHHIIGRVVEHLRGQETPWRVLVLPDHPTPCTIRTHTADPVPFTMAGLGIDAVRGASFTETAAQASDLFIPRGCDLMEFFLTVR, encoded by the coding sequence ATGAAATACGTCATCATTATTCCCGACGGAGCGGCCGACGTGCCGCAGGACGACTTGGGCGGACGCACGCCACTCGAGGCTGCATCCATGCCCAATGTTGCCTGGATCGCCCGCCATGGCAAGTGCGGCCTGGTGGCCAATGTGCCCGAAGGCATGGAGCCCGGATCGGACGTGGCCACCATGTCGGTACTGGGATACAACCCCGCCGAATATCACACCGGGCGGGCGCCCATCGAGGCGGCCGCTCGCGGCCTGAGCGTCGGGCCCGACCAGTGGATCCTGCGGTGCAACCTCGTCACGATCATCGACGGCATCATGGTAGACCATTCGGCCGGGCACATCTCGACCGAGGAAGCCTCGGAGATCATCGCCCAGCTCGACGAGCGTCTGGGCAGCGAAGCAGCCGCGTTCCACGCCGGCGTCAGCTATCGCCACCTGCTGGTGCTGGGCGGCGAGCTGGCCGTACACACCACCGCCCCGCACGACATCCTGGGCCAGCGCGCCGACGACTATCTGCCCAAAGGAAAGGGCGCCAAGAATCTGGTGCGCCTGATCAAGGCCAGCCGCGAGTTGCTGGCCAATCATGAGATCAACGACGTGCGCGCGGATCTGCGCGAGAACCCCGCCACCAGCATCTGGCTGTGGGGGCAGGGCAAAATGCCCTCGTTGCCGCCGTTCCGCCAGCGATTCGGGCTCAGCGGCGCCGCCGTGGCGGCAGTCGACCTCGTCCGCGGACTGGCCAAACTGATCGGCTGGGACTGCGTCAACGTCAAAGGCGCCACCGGCTATCTCGACACCGACTACGCCGGCAAGGGGTCCGCCGCCGTGGCGGCGCTGGCCGATCACGATCTGGTGTGCGTACACATTGAGGCCCCCGACGAAGCCGGACACCAGGGCGACCCCAAGGCCAAGGTCCACGCCCTGGAGCAGATCGACCACCACATCATCGGTCGCGTGGTCGAACACCTCCGCGGACAAGAGACGCCCTGGCGCGTGCTCGTCCTGCCGGACCACCCCACTCCCTGCACCATCCGAACGCATACCGCCGACCCGGTTCCCTTCACGATGGCCGGGTTGGGCATCGACGCCGTCCGAGGCGCCTCGTTCACCGAAACCGCCGCCCAGGCCTCCGACTTGTTCATCCCGCGCGGGTGCGACTTAATGGAGTTTTTCCTGACGGTGCGATAA
- a CDS encoding NAD(P)-dependent oxidoreductase encodes MKFLVTGGAGFLGINLVRYLLARGQDVASLDFAEFDYDDCRDKVQVVRGDIRDAAAVAAAVKGADVVVHCAAALPLYSRQDIVSTDIDGTRNVLTAAEAAGAQRVVHVSSTAVYGVPDHHPLYENDRLHGVGPYGEAKIAAEEVCIEFRRKGMCVPILRPKSFVGPERLGVFAMFYEWARTGHGFPIIGSGKNRYQLLDVEDLCEAIWRVSTMDRDAVNDVFNIGAAEYATFKQDFQAVLDHAGFGKKIRSLPARPVIWTLKLLEALKLSPLYKWVYETAGQESFVSIEKAQKVLEFTPRYSNRQALIRNYDWYIANLHKFQSQKGVSHRVPWSQGILKLAKWFF; translated from the coding sequence GTGAAGTTCTTAGTGACCGGCGGAGCGGGATTTCTGGGCATCAATCTCGTGCGCTATCTGCTGGCGCGCGGGCAGGATGTGGCTTCGCTGGACTTCGCCGAGTTCGACTACGACGACTGCCGTGACAAGGTGCAGGTCGTTCGCGGCGACATCCGCGACGCCGCCGCCGTCGCCGCGGCGGTAAAGGGCGCCGATGTCGTCGTACACTGCGCCGCCGCCTTGCCGCTTTACTCCAGGCAGGACATCGTATCGACTGACATCGACGGAACGCGCAACGTACTGACAGCCGCCGAAGCGGCGGGGGCGCAGCGGGTGGTCCACGTCTCATCGACGGCCGTCTACGGCGTGCCGGACCATCATCCTTTATATGAGAACGACCGCTTGCACGGCGTGGGGCCTTACGGCGAGGCGAAGATTGCGGCCGAGGAAGTCTGCATCGAGTTCCGCCGCAAGGGGATGTGCGTGCCGATCCTGCGTCCCAAGTCGTTCGTCGGTCCCGAGCGCCTGGGCGTCTTCGCGATGTTTTATGAATGGGCCCGCACGGGGCACGGGTTCCCGATTATCGGCAGCGGCAAGAACCGCTACCAACTGCTGGACGTCGAGGATTTGTGCGAGGCGATCTGGCGGGTCTCGACCATGGACCGCGACGCCGTCAACGACGTCTTCAACATCGGCGCCGCCGAGTACGCCACCTTCAAGCAGGACTTCCAGGCCGTCCTCGATCACGCGGGGTTCGGCAAGAAGATCCGCTCGCTGCCCGCACGGCCGGTGATATGGACGCTCAAACTGCTCGAGGCCCTGAAGCTTTCGCCGCTGTACAAATGGGTGTACGAGACGGCAGGGCAGGAATCGTTCGTCTCGATCGAAAAAGCGCAGAAGGTGCTGGAGTTTACCCCGCGATACTCCAACCGGCAGGCGTTGATCCGCAATTACGACTGGTACATCGCCAACCTG